A stretch of the Microcella sp. genome encodes the following:
- a CDS encoding SRPBCC family protein, with the protein MARTTRLLQCPPEAVFAVLADGWTYPSWVVGASRMRAVDENWPEPGARIFHSVGVWPALIDDETEVTEWNAPHRAAFIARGWPIGEARIIIEVRPHRQGCVVRMHEYAVRGALQYVPRVLTDPLLDFRNREALHRLGYLAEGQWVNDETEERSTPEERGDA; encoded by the coding sequence ATGGCCCGCACGACCCGACTACTGCAGTGCCCGCCCGAAGCCGTCTTCGCGGTGCTCGCCGACGGATGGACCTACCCCTCGTGGGTGGTCGGAGCGTCACGCATGCGAGCCGTCGACGAGAACTGGCCAGAACCCGGTGCGCGCATCTTTCACTCGGTCGGCGTCTGGCCGGCCCTCATCGATGACGAGACGGAGGTCACCGAGTGGAACGCGCCGCATCGCGCAGCGTTCATCGCCCGTGGCTGGCCGATCGGCGAAGCCCGCATCATTATCGAGGTGAGGCCGCATCGGCAGGGCTGCGTGGTGCGCATGCACGAGTACGCGGTGCGAGGTGCCCTGCAGTACGTGCCGCGCGTGCTCACTGACCCGCTGCTCGACTTCCGCAACCGTGAGGCACTGCATCGGCTCGGCTACTTGGCCGAAGGGCAGTGGGTCAACGACGAGACCGAAGAGCGGTCGACCCCCGAAGAGCGCGGCGACGCCTAG